GGTCGACTATGGCGACACACACATCAGACAAAATATTTCCCACCATAAACAACAGGGATGAAATCACAAGTATTCCCATCACCACTGGGTAATCGCGGTCCAAAATGGACTCATACCCCAAAAGGCCCATACCATCTATATTAAACACCTTTTCAATGAGAAATGACCCCATTAAAAGAATGGAAATATTGTTGCCGAAACTGGTGGCAATGGGGATCAAGCTGTTACGAAGGGCATGGTGGAAGATGGCCTGTTTGAAGTTGAACCCCTTGGCAATGGCCGTGCGCACATAGTCGGCAGACAGATTATCCATGAGCGTGTTTTTCATTAAAAGGGTCATCACGGTAAAGGCACCGATCACATAGGAGAGAAGCGGCAGCACGGTATGCCATGCAACATCTTTTATTTTTTCCCAAAGCGTCATGTCGGCAAAATAGTCAGATGCAAGCCCGCCTAAGGGAAACGTATCCATGCGGGATGCAAAAACCACCAGCATAATGACGCCGGCCACCCAGCCCGGGATGGCATAGCCTGCGAAAATAATCCCGGAGGTCACATTGTCGAACCCACTGTTGTGGTTTACAGCCTTGGCAACGCCCAATGGGATGCAAACGCCGTAAATGACAACCATGCTCAAAACACCGAAATAAAGTGAGATGGGGATACGCTCTCTGATCATGTCCCACACCGGATCCTGGTATCGGGTGGACCGTCCCAGATCGCCTTTAAGTACCTTGAAAAGCCAGATCCCGTAGCTTTGGAGCACGGGCTTGTCAAATCCGTAATAGGCCTCAAGTTTTTTGATCTGGTCATCGGATAACGGCTGGCCCTGACCTGCCTGGGCCCTTGAATGCCCACTCTGTTCGCCCATCTGCATGGCCCTGGCTTCAGCAATGATGCGCTCGATGGGACCGCCGGGTACAAAACGGGTGATGGTGAACACCATGATGGTAATGCCGATAAAGGTGGGGATTACTAATAAGAGCCGTCTGATAAAATAAGCGGTCACTGGATAAAAACGCCCTCCCCTATTGGAACATCTGTGGTGTGTGGCGAAAATATTATGGCTTGGGGTACAAGGATTTACATCCCAGCCCCAAGCTCTATTTAGTTATTTTTTAAGCTTATTTGGATACCGAATCAAACACCGATTCCAAAGCTTTGTCAAGGAATTCAGGTTTTGTGCCGCCGGCCTGGGCCATATCCGGCCGGCCGCCACCGCCGCCACCTACGATACCGGCAGCCGTTTTGACAATGTTACCGGCTTTAAAGGTCTTGGTTAAATCTTCCGTGACCATGGAGATAAGCAATGCCTTACCGTTGGATTCGGCACCCAGTAACAACACGCCGGAACCCAATTTATTTTTAAATTTGTCTGCCAGGTCCCGAAGCTGGGATGGATTTTCAATTTCCACCCGTTTGGCCAGCACTTTGACCCCGTTAATCTCCTTGATCTCATCATCAATGTTTTCAACGGATTTGGACGCGATCTTGGCCTTGAGTGCAGCCAATTCCTTTTCCGCAGCTTTTTTCTCGGCCATCACCGTTTCAAGCCGATCCACCATATCGCCTTTGCTGCTTTTCAAGATGCCCGCGGCTTTTTCCATGGCAGCCTGATCTGCATGGACTGCTTCAAGAGCGGCAAGGCCAGTCACCGCTTCAATACGGCGTACACCCGAGGCAATACCACCCTCGGACAGGATGCGGAACAATCCGATGTCGCCAGTGGCACGGGTATGCGTGCCACCGCACAGTTCCTGGGAAAAATCCCCCTGGGAAACCACCCGGACCACATCTCCGTATTTTTCCTCAAACAAGGCTGTGGCACCGGACCGAACCGCTTCATCCATGCCCATCTCCTTTGTGGTCACCGCAACGTTCTCAATGATACGGGCATTAACTTCGGTCTCAATGGCAGCAAGCTCTTGAGGGGTGGCAGCACTGAAATGGGTAAAGTCAAACCGCAGCCTGTCCGGGGTCACAAGAGACCCTGACTGCTTGACATGGTCGCCTAAAACCTTGCGAAGGGCTGAATGCAGGATGTGGGTCGCTGAATGATTTGCCGCGGTAGTCCTGCGAAGTTGTGCATCCACCTTAAGGGTAAATGTATCGCCTTTTTTGCAGGTTCCCTTGATAACTTTGCCCTTGTGGATAAAAAGGCCCGATGGATCCTTAACCGTATCAATAATCTCAATTGTGCAAGAATCATTCTCAAAAAGCCCTTTGTCCCCGGCCTGGCCGCCGGACTCTGCATAAAATACGGTCTCGATGGTAACTACTTCAATTTCGTCACCAACATTAGCCGCTTCAACTTCAGCATCATCCTTAACCACGATGAGCAGCTCACTTTCCATTTCAATGGCATCATAGCCTTTGAAAACGGTTTTTACGCCTTCTGAAGTCAACGGTTTATACGCATCGCCCACACCGGCAAATTTCTTTTTGGACTTGGATCGTGCTTTCTGTTCGGCCATGGCCGCATCAAACCCGGCCAGATCCAGGTCAATACCCATCTCCTTGACATGGTCCTGGATAATGTCCACGGGGAATCCAAAGGTATCGTACAGTTTAAAAATCACCTCTCCGGGAATGATTTTCTCATTGTTCTTTCCAAGATCCTCAATGGTTGCTTCCAAAAGCTTCATACCGGTTTCAAGGGTTTCAAGAAACTTTTCCTCTTCGTTCTTCACCACATTAAGGATAAACGCCGCAGACTCTTTGAGCTCCGGATAGGCTTCATCCATAATGGAGAACACGGTTTGAACGGTTTTGTGTAAAAACGATTCGGTCAGTCCAATGCTCCGTCCGTACCGAATGGCCCGGCGCATAATCCGGCGAAGGACATAACCGCGCCCCTCGTTGGAAGGCAACACACCGTCGCAGATCAAAAAGGCAGATG
This window of the uncultured Desulfobacter sp. genome carries:
- the alaS gene encoding alanine--tRNA ligase, encoding MTGNEARKIFLEYFNKHNHRHVRSSSLVPQDDPTLLFVNAGMVQFKRVFTGDEKRDYTTAVTSQKCVRAGGKHNDLENVGYTARHHTFFEMLGNFSFGEYFKEQAIDFAWDLLTNGYGFDADKLHVSVYKDDDEAFEIWNKQVGVPAERISRLGEADNFWAMGDTGPCGPCSEIHIDRGKEFGCDDPNCAVGCDCDRWLELWNLVFMQFERSEDGTMTPLPKPSIDTGMGLERIISVLQDVPTNFDTDLFVPIMERVGELAGKKRGESKEVEVAMKVIADHSRASAFLICDGVLPSNEGRGYVLRRIMRRAIRYGRSIGLTESFLHKTVQTVFSIMDEAYPELKESAAFILNVVKNEEEKFLETLETGMKLLEATIEDLGKNNEKIIPGEVIFKLYDTFGFPVDIIQDHVKEMGIDLDLAGFDAAMAEQKARSKSKKKFAGVGDAYKPLTSEGVKTVFKGYDAIEMESELLIVVKDDAEVEAANVGDEIEVVTIETVFYAESGGQAGDKGLFENDSCTIEIIDTVKDPSGLFIHKGKVIKGTCKKGDTFTLKVDAQLRRTTAANHSATHILHSALRKVLGDHVKQSGSLVTPDRLRFDFTHFSAATPQELAAIETEVNARIIENVAVTTKEMGMDEAVRSGATALFEEKYGDVVRVVSQGDFSQELCGGTHTRATGDIGLFRILSEGGIASGVRRIEAVTGLAALEAVHADQAAMEKAAGILKSSKGDMVDRLETVMAEKKAAEKELAALKAKIASKSVENIDDEIKEINGVKVLAKRVEIENPSQLRDLADKFKNKLGSGVLLLGAESNGKALLISMVTEDLTKTFKAGNIVKTAAGIVGGGGGGRPDMAQAGGTKPEFLDKALESVFDSVSK
- a CDS encoding ABC transporter permease subunit, coding for MTAYFIRRLLLVIPTFIGITIMVFTITRFVPGGPIERIIAEARAMQMGEQSGHSRAQAGQGQPLSDDQIKKLEAYYGFDKPVLQSYGIWLFKVLKGDLGRSTRYQDPVWDMIRERIPISLYFGVLSMVVIYGVCIPLGVAKAVNHNSGFDNVTSGIIFAGYAIPGWVAGVIMLVVFASRMDTFPLGGLASDYFADMTLWEKIKDVAWHTVLPLLSYVIGAFTVMTLLMKNTLMDNLSADYVRTAIAKGFNFKQAIFHHALRNSLIPIATSFGNNISILLMGSFLIEKVFNIDGMGLLGYESILDRDYPVVMGILVISSLLFMVGNILSDVCVAIVDPRVRFK